One part of the Pelodiscus sinensis isolate JC-2024 chromosome 16, ASM4963464v1, whole genome shotgun sequence genome encodes these proteins:
- the TMEM184A gene encoding transmembrane protein 184A yields MSNFTNTNVSSPTEAGVAGSMLQPGISPLNDSSHLPAEDSSLPRVLQNYSQDGQQIFLTTSAAQVISGIFVWSALILTFHQIYMHLKNYTIPNEQRYIIRILFIVPIYAFDSWLSLLLIGSHQYYVYFNSVRDCYEAFVIYSFLSLCFEYLGGESTIMSEIRGKPIASSCLYGTCCLQGMSYSIGFLRFCKQATLQFCIVKPLMAIVTIILQAFGKYHDGDFNIHSGYLYITIIYNFSVSMALYALFLFYFATRDLLRPFEPVLKFLTIKAVIFLSFWQGMLLAILEKCGVIPEVQIIDGKEVGAGTVAAGYQNFIICIEMLFAAIALRYAFTCQVYREKKESSSANVAPMQSISSGLKETMSPQDIVQDAIHNFSPTYQQYTQQSMQEAETKAPGQIGHTAPKADGQNTKKSKNIEKRVLMLSDDEP; encoded by the exons ATGAGTAATTTCACAAATACCAACGTGTCCTCTCCCACTGAGGCTGGTGTGGCTGGCAGCATGCTGCAGCCTGGGATCTCCCCTCTGAATGACTCCAGCCATCTCCCCGCTGAAGACAGCTCCCTGCCAAGGGTCCTCCAGAACTACTCTCAAGATGGCCAGCAAATTTTCCTGACTACTTCGGCAGCGCAGGTGATCTCTGGGATCTTTGTGTGGTCAGCACTGATTCTCACTTTCCATCAG ATCTACATGCACCTGAAGAACTACACCATTCCTAACGAGCAGCGCTACATCATTCGAATCCTCTTCATTGTGCCTATCTACGCCTTTGATTCCTGGCTCAGCCTCCTGCTCATTGGAAGTCACCAGTACTACGTGTACTTCAACTCTGTGCGTGACTGCTACGAAG CATTTGTAATCTACAGTTTCCTGAGCCTCTGCTTTGAGTACCTTGGAGGAGAGAGCACCATCATGTCTGAGATCCGGGGGAAGCCCATCGC GTCCAGTTGCCTTTACGGGACTTGCTGCCTGCAAGGAATGTCCTATTCCATTGGATTCCTCAGATTCTGCAAGCAG GCTACACTGCAGTTCTGCATTGTGAAGCCCCTGATGGCGATCGTCACCATTATCCTGCAGGCATTTGGGAAATACCATGATGGCGACTTCAA tatTCACAGCGGTTATCTCTACATCACCATCATCTACAACTTTTCTGTCAGCATGGCCCTCTATGCGCTCTTCCTCTTCTACTTCGCCACCCGGGATCTCCTGCGCCCCTTTGAGCCAGTCCTCAAGTTCCTTACCATCAAGGCCGTCATCTTCCTCTCCTTCTGGCAAG GGATGCTGCTAGCCATCCTGGAGAAGTGTGGGGTGATCCCTGAGGTCCAGATCATTgacgggaaggaggtgggggctgggacgGTCGCTGCTGGCTACCAAAACTTCATAATCTGCATTGAGATGCTATTTGCTGCCATTGCTCTGCGCTATGCCTTTACCTGCCAGGTGTACAGAGAGAAGAAGGAAAGCTCATCAG CAAACGTGGCCCCCATGCAGAGCATCTCAAGTGGGCTGAAGGAGACAATGAGCCCTCAGGACATTGTGCAGGATGCCATCCACAACTTCTCCCCCACCTACCAGCAGTACACCCAGCAGTCCATGCAAGAGGCAGAGACAAAAGCGCCTGGACAGATTGGACACACGGCACCCAAAGCGGATGGACAAAAtaccaaaaaaagcaaaaacattgAGAAAAGAGTGCTGATGCTCTCCGACGATGAACCCTAG
- the PSMG3 gene encoding proteasome assembly chaperone 3, whose translation MAAKSIVTSKQKEEVVRGILTEVVCTAFSNSILVVVTQYGKMGTLVSVDPSTVASDISKPSLTTKVLLGTDEPLIHVCAKNLVTFVSQEAGNKPVLLAMALKDKSMEGIKALQEMIRSCQVW comes from the exons ATGGCAGCAAAATCTATTGTGACTTCAAAGCAGAAGGAGGAGGTGGTGAGGGGTATCCTAACAGAGGTGGTATGCACGGCCTTCTCCAACTCCATTCTTGTGGTGGTGACGCAGTATGGGAAGATGGGGACGCTTGTCTCTGTGGACCCCAGCACAGTAGCCAGTGATATCAGCAAACCGTCACTCACCACGAAAGTGCTGCTGGGCACGGATGAG CCCCTCATCCATGTTTGTGCTAAAAACCTGGTGACATTTGTGTCTCAAGAAGCTGGGAACAAACCTGTTCTCCTGGCTATGGCTTTGAAGGACAAGAGCATGGAAGGAATAAAAGCACTGCAGGAGATGATCCGAAGTTGCCAAGTGTGGTGA